A region of the Carya illinoinensis cultivar Pawnee chromosome 16, C.illinoinensisPawnee_v1, whole genome shotgun sequence genome:
taaggtatcatttttataatttgttggTTATATCACAAATAACATAATCGATGACCaagtgtgtgtgcgtgtgttttttttaagaagGAAGGATTATATTATACATTGAACTATTTGGGTTTCTTTATATGGGGAAAATGACTTGATTGTGCTATTATGTAGATTACATAtaggaaaatttaaaatcatcccatgcatgtgcatgaatttaaaatttttagaatttttgttcaaactttagggtttagaatatgagaaaaatggatatataaaacaaattagATGACATTAATGACCATCTGAATGAATATCTTTGATAACatttaatgtttaataaatattgcAAGACTggttttatacatttatttctcTATCACTTAAAGCCTTATAGTTGAGATTTAAGTTTTAGCAGATTCAAATATCATTTGCATATTTTGCTACTTTCCTTAAAACAGAAAACATAAGTTGTTTAAGAGAATTACTATTGACTTGTGCATAATTATAGccaaatttaagttaaaaaagaCATCCATGTGATTTTAACTAACTTCAATCAATTTCATCCCACACTGAATTAGGTATAAGGTTGGCTTAGttattcttatattattttctcaacccAAATGACCACAGGGAGAAAAcaagtaaataataattaaaaatgtctTGCCTAAAGTTATAATTCCTTACATATTTGTTGAACAACTTAGCAAAAGTCCATCATGATTGATCATTGGCTAAGTCAATATAGAATACTTTTTAGACATTATTAAGCATTAGCTTTGGATTATCtatatttatagttaaaatTGAGCTAGAAATGTCATCTTGGCTTGTTTAGGTAATATATTTCTTACGTAATGCTATACATAATTGTGAAGTGCGTAAATATTGCGTaaccattttgaaaaagaatagagttcactattaaaaatttagttttttatgtGGGTTTCATATTTgcttactttttaaaaaaaatattatgcgGCGCTTGCTCACtctacgactgtaaatatcatttctcatatttctTATACATCACACATTGGATTACGTATAAATTTTCCAAACTATTAAAATTGTGTTTGTTAATaatcttttgttattttcttatttaaaatatatgaaggTCATATTTTGAAATCCAACAgtcatatttattatatcatCTAAACGTttttttattcaagttttttgttttaatggcaatttttaaataatgatggtTTTCATTTAGGTCCATTACAATTTTTGAAATGTCACTATGCTATATCTAACCAACATGAATCAAACAAGGATGACTTTTATGTGCAGCAAACACATAAGAATATGTTCTAAAGTTGATTTTGGTTTACTTTATTAGGATAATATCAATCTCCTTCTCCTTATTATGCTAACTTAAAGTACAATTATAATTTGTAAGAGCATTTTCCTAAGATAGTCAACTCAAAAGATTGCATATATTACgacaaaatttttatgaaatatttggacagtgagttgagttgagaagATATaagagttgaaagttgaataaaatattattagaatataattttttgatattactTCTTttctagaatttgaaaaaagttaaattatttattatattttatcccaactcattattcaaacaagtaatttaacaaatttttggaaatcataaattttttttttcttacattttatttttctagcatttcttaaaatttcatttGGGAGTACTTAATCTTATATGGTCCATCTGAAGTTCTTTAGTGCATTGCATCAGGGCTTTAATCATTAGATATAACCTAATTATACGTGGTAgataaataagaaaagaaaattattaaattattgtgactgaagaatataataataaaataaatactcaTTTTACATGAGCTGAAGTTAAGAACTTTAGCATTTAAATAATTCGACGTGGGGATGTTTGAATGTTTTTGTAGTTTTagttaaaagttattaattaacatatggttagtgtaattataaaatataaaaaaataaattaaaaataatattattaaaaaaataatattatattaatattttgataaattcaattaaatataaaaaataaattaaaaataatattattatattaatattttgataaattcaatTACTAACCCAATGTAAAGTtatgattaagtaaattttaaatttatgaaaaatatgtattttttttttttttcaaattttaaagatagcTTGACGAATCAAATGCGAATGCTCTGACGATCTTTCATAAAGCCAACCTAGTGAAGTAGATGGGCTTGTAATTGTTACAATaaatttgttaaagattttcCCAATCCCGCAAGATCTCCCCTATTGCTTGCATCGTCATTTCAGAGTTcagacatctctctctctcagaaagTACAATACTAGAAAACAGtactcttttctctctttccccAGCTCCATTGCCTTCACCCTGGAGCCGTGTAAGATTATAAGAGAGTGAGAGACCCTCTAATCACTCTTTTCTCTAATCACATTAGCTTCTTGTCTAAAAATAGGTGAAAAGAAagacttttttgtttctttgaaaAATGGTGCCGAGGGGGCCTGGCATGAACAGATATTTGAACAGAGAGAATCCAAATGCTTTAGTTGAGATTATTGCAGACCAGCAGATAATAGGACCGGGTGAGGACAAAGGAGATCAGAGACGCGGGGAAGGGTCCGAAGGGATGGGCCCTCTAAAGACTGCAGCAGAAATCAGTGGCACTGCTGCACCAAAGATTAATgcgttcctctctctctctctctctctctctccccctttgtTTTTGCTCGAGTGGCTATATTCGTTCACTCTGCACACCATTTTTATTCGTCTCCAACTAGCTCTCTGCAAAAGCCTTTTTTGGCTTGTTGGCGCACTCTCTAATTCTTCCTCTTGATGGATTCTGTGAAGTTGGTATTCTTTATTTTCCAGACCCATTTGTGTTTTTAGCTTTAAATATTGTGCacagaaatagaaaaagagaaagatcgAGGGTCATGATGGGGTCCGAGTTGCTGAGACTTTAAATTTTAGGTTCTTGGGTTTTGGATTCTTGAAGGAAATTCTGCTATGTTTGTTCATGCAAAGAAAGTAACCCATTTTTTGTATTGGCTCATGAAGTTCTTGTGGTTTGAGAAGGTGGGACAATGTCTATTTCTTGTTTGCGTTTCCACTTTTTCTCTTGATTAAGAAAGAGAGATTTTTTATTAACCACTGCTTTCTGGTTGCGGAAAAAGTGAGAGAAACCAGCGGTGTCGTGTGAACCTTGCACTGCCGTAGTTTGTTTTGGTTTCATAATGAAAACTGCACACTGCAGCAAACAGTTTCATTTACAACTTTATATTTGAGATTTGGAAGATCTCTGTGATCTAAGCTGGGGAAATCCTATGAACCTGCATGAGAACTATTGTCACCAGTGTTTTGCTTTCTGGGAGGTCGGTTGTATTTTCATGTTTCCTTTTCCTCAATGACCTATGCCTCCACCTTCTATGTCTATGTAACTGCtataatttgaatttgaagCTGTAAATTTTCTGTGATATGGTATACTCAGACTTTTACgttcattttgtttttctagCTTCTATTCTGTGGTAATAGAGTAACAAGGTTTAGGTCTGACTTAGTATTGCTTCTATCATAAGTTGTGCCACCATTTAATTCTCAGTGTGTCCCGGGATGTAAAGAGCTCAAAGAGCTATTCTAAGAAAATGAATGCATGTTAATGCCTTTCCAAGATTAAACATAAGGCTCAAAGAGCTTAAAAGAACAATTGAGTATTCCCTATTACCTTACCTGAGCATTGGCTTTTCAGTGAATGATATGAGCACACTCTTGTTTAAATGTCTTACATTTGCTCCAGTTATGTTATTGCTTGGATGCAGTTTCACTTGTTTGCAATTAAGGCTACATGTGGCTGTTTAGGGATATTCATAATTAATTCCTTTGTGCATCTCATAGTTACTAGTCCATATCTGTTCCATTGTGCCTGAGGTGTTGAAACCTGTCAAACGTAATCTTCACCTTTCATTTATATGGTTAAATTATGCCTGAAGTAACCCCTAAGGGTTGGCTCAAGCGGtaaaaggccttggtcttgatggtatgctccctccaaggTCCAAAGTTCAAATCCTActaggtgcaaacaatctctagaggTCATCGGACTAGGGgatttttctcttgaattaCCTGATGTGTACTTCCAGAAAACTCCTTGTCGAAGACCTGTGCCCCCCCTTGATTTGCCGGGgccagtaaaaaaaattatgcctaAGATGTTTAATAACAAGAAATATCTTTCTAATcaataacttttaaaaaaaaaaacaacaacaacaaatatcTTACATGCCTTGTATTGCCTATTGGCTTGTGTGTTTACTGAGAAtataaaggaaagaaagaaagttgcAATTGCATGCCAACTAGGTCTTGATATGATACCTCTAAGTGATTTCCATCATCTTAGTAACAACTCAGAAGAGTTGTTTCCTCAATATTGTTGTGGTATGTGTACGCTATTATGGGCTTCATTTGCTGCTTCCACTTTTGCATTCGTCCAGGTTAATATTACTTGCCAGAAAACATCGAAAGCATGAAGACGATCGGCATTAATATGTTCTGATCTCCTCTGAATTTTAGTAAGAGGATTTCCTGGGAGAGTCAGAATGGTGCTCTTGAAATAAAGCTGCATTCATTTGAAGCACAAGAACCTAGTTATGCAGCACTTAGTCATTGTTTATACCTGATGCCGTGCAATTTTTGGTTATCTCATACGATGGAGAATAATTTGGGTAGAGTTCCAATGGGTATGGGCAGCCAAAGTTCTGTTGTCATATATGGATTTCCACCTTGTACAACAACAAATGCACTTGCGCAATCTGAGTCATTTGACCTTAATAACCAAAACCATGTCATGGCTGGTTTCCCAGTGCCTTCAGCATTACAAGGCGAACCTATTAATGGTCTCCATGCTAATCTTCACATTTCAAATGGTGTGCACGTTGCTGAATCGAATGCATTGATTACATTGATAGGACGACACGATGTGAGGGATGCCACACCTTGCAGTCCACACCTCACTGATAACTCTGGGTTTCCAGACCAAGCAGCTGGAGGAACGATTATTTCTACTGCTTCACATGCTACATTTCTACCTGCAAGAAGTGGTCTTCaagaaaattttaacaatttaGCATTTTCAGCAGCTTCAGTCTGTCCTTTGGAAGTTTTACCAATTTATGATTCAAATGGCGATTCTAACGCTTTGTTTGCAACTCCTGTGAAATGTGGATGCGATAATGTACTTGGTAGTATGAACACCAAGTGGGATACCATTTACCCTGCTCCATTGGAGCTTGATGGGAAATCCCCTGTTAGAGCAGAGCTTCAGCCCTATCCATCCACAGTGAATTTGGTTCCAGATGGATGGATGTCATCAAATCGTGGGCATGTGACTGCAAATCATCCGTACAGTCCATCCAGTTTTAATAATGAGCTCTCTCTAACTCTTGATACATCTGAGCCTTCTATTCTCAGGGAGATTAATATCCTCGATCGGCCATCAGAAATGGGCATGTCTGATGTAACTCGCCTTTGCTTGAATGAAAAAAGGTTAAGATTTCAGCCAATGTCTTGCAACAGTAAGGAGATTTCCTTAAATTTTGGTTCTTACAATCCGCCTCAATTCTCTCAAGGGGTATTAGGATCAAGATATCTTCCTGTAATTAAACAGATACTTGCACAGATTGCAAAATATTCTCTAGAAAATCTAGATCATTTGAGTTATCCAAGGGCTCCATTCTCTTCAAGTTTCCCCGCTGAAAGATGGATGCCGTCAATGTTTCCTGATGCGGATGGTGGATTTGAGCTTCAAATGGATTCCACATTGCGAAGATGGACAGTTGAAGCAAAGAAAACCCATCTGCTGACTCTGCTACAAGTGGTATGTGGGCTTAGCTTATGCTACTAATTATGTCAACATTTACCTGATTGGATTTTTGGTATCAATTGTAGTCGTCCGTTAGTGCTCACTTTGTCATGCATATTGGTAATTATGGGTAGAGATATGCTGAAACTTACTGCAGTGGATCAAAAGAGAATGGAtttcttcaaaaaattaaattgcatTCAACTGTTcagaaaattttcaatattaaagCTTTTGTTGACCAAGCTGTCTTGCAATTTACCcatctctcaatctctctttcTCAGATAGTCAGATGACTGTTggactttctatttttttgccATAGTTTTGCTCTTAGCCTTGAATATCATACTTTTTTGCGCCCAGGTTGATGACCGTTGCAACCAATGTATGGATGAGATCCATACTGTGATATCTGCATTTCATGCTGCTACTGAGTTGGACCCTCAGATAGATTGTCGGTTTGCTCTGCAAACAATCTCTTTCT
Encoded here:
- the LOC122299208 gene encoding uncharacterized protein LOC122299208, encoding MPCNFWLSHTMENNLGRVPMGMGSQSSVVIYGFPPCTTTNALAQSESFDLNNQNHVMAGFPVPSALQGEPINGLHANLHISNGVHVAESNALITLIGRHDVRDATPCSPHLTDNSGFPDQAAGGTIISTASHATFLPARSGLQENFNNLAFSAASVCPLEVLPIYDSNGDSNALFATPVKCGCDNVLGSMNTKWDTIYPAPLELDGKSPVRAELQPYPSTVNLVPDGWMSSNRGHVTANHPYSPSSFNNELSLTLDTSEPSILREINILDRPSEMGMSDVTRLCLNEKRLRFQPMSCNSKEISLNFGSYNPPQFSQGVLGSRYLPVIKQILAQIAKYSLENLDHLSYPRAPFSSSFPAERWMPSMFPDADGGFELQMDSTLRRWTVEAKKTHLLTLLQVVDDRCNQCMDEIHTVISAFHAATELDPQIDCRFALQTISFFYKNLRERISNHILAMGAHFNSTCKKEKERSFETSFIQKQWALQQLKTKDHPIWRPQRGLPERSVSVLRAWMFQNFLHPYPRDTEKHLLAVKSGLTRSQVSNWFINARVRLWKPMIEEMYAEMNERKGRWDMEGTQSNHRSHISISHHRFNASWS